The Petrocella atlantisensis genome has a window encoding:
- a CDS encoding TRAP transporter large permease, with the protein MPVASTAIAILLISFFVLLILKVPVTFSLALSSVLTALYYQVPLMTIVLKMVKGIESSSLMAIPFFIVAGEIMGAGGISRRLIELANVMVGRVRGGMAQVNILASMFFGGISGSAVADVSSIGAILIPMMKDNGYDDDYSVAVTVTSSCQGVIIPPSHNMIIYSLAAGGGVSVGRLFLGGMVPGVILGVGLMILSYFIAVKRGYPKGDKIPFKEKVKISMNAFFGLMTAVIIMGGVLSGVFTATESAAVACLYAFVITFFVYREIPLKRMGGILYSALKTLALVLSLIAAAKAFGHMLALLQVPALATNALLTITQNKTLLLLLILVLILLLGCIMDMAPLILILTPILLPVVTSLGMDPVQFGVVLILALAIGLCTPPVGSALFVGCAIGKVSIEKMTKSLLPFYGVMVIVLLLITFIPGIVMFVPNLFL; encoded by the coding sequence ATGCCAGTTGCTAGTACAGCGATCGCTATATTGTTAATCTCATTTTTTGTTCTTTTAATACTGAAAGTACCTGTAACCTTTTCATTAGCCCTATCTTCTGTTCTTACAGCTTTATATTATCAAGTACCACTGATGACCATTGTGTTAAAAATGGTAAAAGGTATTGAGTCCAGTTCCCTCATGGCTATTCCTTTTTTCATAGTAGCAGGTGAAATTATGGGTGCCGGGGGCATATCCAGGCGACTTATTGAACTGGCCAATGTTATGGTTGGCCGCGTTAGAGGTGGTATGGCACAAGTTAATATCCTAGCCAGCATGTTTTTTGGTGGGATATCCGGTTCAGCCGTTGCCGATGTATCTTCAATAGGTGCCATATTGATTCCTATGATGAAAGACAATGGCTATGATGATGACTACTCCGTTGCTGTTACTGTAACAAGCTCTTGTCAAGGGGTTATCATTCCTCCAAGTCATAATATGATTATATATTCTCTTGCTGCGGGTGGCGGTGTATCCGTTGGTCGTTTGTTCCTTGGTGGTATGGTGCCGGGTGTTATTCTTGGGGTTGGTCTTATGATTCTAAGTTATTTCATTGCTGTAAAAAGAGGCTATCCAAAAGGCGATAAAATTCCTTTTAAAGAAAAAGTAAAGATATCTATGAATGCATTCTTTGGTCTGATGACCGCTGTTATCATTATGGGTGGTGTACTATCGGGTGTATTTACAGCTACAGAATCAGCAGCGGTAGCATGCTTATATGCTTTTGTTATTACATTTTTTGTCTACAGAGAAATTCCGCTAAAACGTATGGGTGGTATTTTATACAGTGCCTTAAAAACCCTTGCTCTGGTACTAAGTCTAATAGCAGCAGCCAAAGCCTTTGGACATATGTTGGCTTTGCTCCAAGTTCCGGCTCTTGCAACCAATGCCTTATTAACAATAACTCAAAACAAGACTCTATTATTATTGCTTATACTAGTGCTCATTCTTTTACTTGGTTGTATTATGGACATGGCACCACTAATTTTGATTCTAACACCGATTCTTTTACCGGTTGTCACCAGTTTGGGTATGGATCCGGTCCAGTTTGGTGTCGTATTAATACTGGCACTGGCTATCGGATTATGTACGCCGCCTGTAGGTAGCGCCCTCTTTGTTGGTTGCGCCATCGGTAAAGTATCCATAGAGAAAATGACCAAATCCTTACTGCCATTCTATGGGGTAATGGTTATTGTATTACTACTTATAACATTTATACCAGGTATTGTTATGTTCGTACCAAACCTGTTTCTATAA
- the kduD gene encoding 2-dehydro-3-deoxy-D-gluconate 5-dehydrogenase KduD, with protein sequence MILENFSLEGKVAIVSGSSQGLGQGMAMALAEAGADIVGVDYSAGSETKQLVEDLGRKFHHIQADLMKIDKLEAIVAEAVEVFGHVDVLVNNAGTIRREDAINFSEKDWDDVMNLNIKTVFFFSQAVARQFMKQETGGKIINIASMLSFQGGIRVPSYTASKSGVMGVTRLMANEWAKDNINVNAIAPGYMATANTEALRADADRNAAILGRIPANRWGLPSDLKGPIVFLASEASSYVNGYTIAVDGGWLAR encoded by the coding sequence ATGATATTAGAAAACTTTAGTTTAGAAGGCAAAGTAGCAATTGTATCCGGCAGCAGTCAAGGACTCGGTCAAGGCATGGCTATGGCCCTTGCAGAAGCCGGCGCAGACATCGTTGGTGTGGATTATAGCGCAGGTAGCGAGACGAAGCAGTTAGTTGAAGACCTAGGTCGCAAGTTCCATCACATACAAGCAGACTTGATGAAGATTGACAAATTAGAAGCCATCGTAGCAGAAGCTGTAGAAGTATTTGGTCATGTGGATGTACTGGTCAACAATGCAGGTACGATACGACGTGAAGACGCCATTAATTTCAGCGAAAAAGACTGGGATGATGTTATGAACCTCAACATAAAGACCGTATTCTTCTTCAGTCAAGCCGTAGCAAGACAGTTTATGAAACAAGAAACAGGTGGGAAAATCATCAACATCGCCTCTATGTTATCTTTCCAAGGTGGTATCCGTGTACCTTCCTATACAGCATCCAAAAGTGGTGTCATGGGTGTAACACGGTTAATGGCCAATGAGTGGGCCAAAGACAATATCAATGTCAATGCCATTGCACCTGGATATATGGCAACAGCCAATACAGAAGCACTACGTGCAGATGCAGACCGAAATGCAGCGATACTAGGGAGAATCCCTGCGAACCGTTGGGGACTACCATCCGATCTAAAAGGTCCGATTGTTTTCTTAGCATCTGAAGCATCCTCTTACGTGAATGGTTATACCATTGCTGTTGATGGTGGATGGTTGGCACGATAG
- a CDS encoding MFS transporter: MAKPSFYSQLDARNKYILLCCFFVFAVNGLYGMILGSLLPLISSAYNLNNTLSGGLISAHQVGNLIAGFIAGVLPLYLGRKKAVIFMCAFVVMGFLIMILTGNPVLLILGFLFTGLSRGSISNFNNTMVNEISNSSSAALNVLHSIFAIGALLAPFLVIFSTKLTGDFGWKLSAIVIIVLAIISMILFSRMDMDESVRIKQKTDKSYIFIKDRKFQIGAGILFFYLCCEATINGWMVKYFIDSGIMSIQYAQMLASLLWVVILAGRLTTAFIGERIPKKITLTVLSAGTVMFYLLLLSTRNVTTITFAIMGLGFSMAGIYPTTVSTLGGIIKTYPMSMGVLLMIGGSGAIIMPIITGALADGFGVLAGMSAIIVATLMMLIFVGLYVFDKSKPSRLPLETP; this comes from the coding sequence ATGGCTAAACCGTCGTTTTATTCACAACTGGATGCACGTAACAAATATATATTACTCTGCTGTTTTTTTGTCTTTGCAGTTAATGGCTTGTATGGTATGATTCTTGGTTCTTTGTTACCACTCATTAGTAGTGCCTACAATCTCAACAACACATTAAGTGGTGGCCTCATATCTGCCCATCAAGTCGGCAATCTTATTGCCGGCTTTATTGCTGGCGTTCTCCCCCTATATTTAGGTAGGAAAAAAGCTGTCATTTTTATGTGTGCCTTTGTCGTCATGGGCTTCTTAATCATGATTCTAACCGGTAATCCAGTCCTTTTAATCTTAGGTTTTCTATTTACCGGTCTAAGTCGAGGTAGTATATCTAATTTCAACAATACCATGGTCAATGAAATCTCAAACAGCAGTTCCGCAGCTTTAAATGTATTACATAGTATTTTTGCCATTGGTGCATTGCTGGCACCCTTCCTTGTTATATTCTCAACCAAGCTTACCGGTGACTTTGGATGGAAGTTATCTGCTATTGTCATCATCGTCTTAGCCATCATATCTATGATTCTGTTTTCTAGAATGGATATGGATGAATCTGTAAGAATCAAGCAAAAAACGGATAAGTCTTATATTTTTATCAAAGATCGAAAATTTCAAATTGGTGCCGGTATTCTTTTCTTCTACCTCTGTTGCGAAGCCACAATCAATGGGTGGATGGTTAAGTACTTTATCGATTCAGGTATTATGTCCATACAGTACGCACAGATGCTTGCATCATTATTATGGGTCGTTATTTTAGCCGGAAGGTTGACCACCGCTTTTATTGGCGAACGCATTCCCAAAAAAATTACATTAACCGTTTTAAGTGCAGGTACCGTTATGTTTTACTTATTATTACTCTCAACAAGAAATGTTACCACCATTACTTTTGCGATTATGGGTCTTGGCTTTTCTATGGCAGGTATCTATCCCACCACGGTATCAACGCTTGGTGGTATCATCAAAACCTATCCTATGTCCATGGGTGTCCTCTTAATGATTGGGGGTAGTGGTGCTATCATCATGCCCATTATTACCGGGGCTCTTGCTGATGGGTTTGGTGTCCTAGCAGGTATGAGCGCGATTATTGTTGCAACCTTAATGATGCTAATTTTTGTCGGCTTATACGTCTTTGATAAATCTAAACCAAGTAGACTTCCTTTAGAAACACCCTAG
- a CDS encoding TRAP transporter small permease — MNQIKKIVDQLHKIMVVLGQIMLVLITILTCIQVFSRYVLDFSLRWSEEVPLIMMVWFGFIALALGVKKKLHISIELFFRMFPEPVQKVVLKFVDLCILTFGVIMVVYGWQLAMVMMASTMPATKMPTGYLYIIVPISGVFVVFDSLMELLGLIENEEEAQDDEVIESLKSLSLGGKN; from the coding sequence ATGAATCAGATAAAAAAAATTGTTGATCAACTGCATAAAATTATGGTTGTCTTAGGACAAATCATGTTGGTACTGATTACAATCCTAACCTGTATTCAAGTTTTTTCTAGATATGTTCTTGATTTTAGTTTGAGGTGGTCCGAAGAAGTACCATTGATTATGATGGTGTGGTTTGGCTTTATCGCTTTGGCACTAGGCGTTAAGAAAAAGCTTCATATTAGTATTGAATTGTTTTTCAGAATGTTTCCAGAACCTGTTCAAAAAGTTGTACTTAAATTTGTTGATTTATGTATCTTAACCTTTGGCGTCATCATGGTGGTCTACGGATGGCAGCTGGCGATGGTTATGATGGCTTCTACGATGCCGGCGACTAAAATGCCCACAGGTTATCTATATATTATCGTTCCAATATCAGGTGTATTCGTTGTTTTTGACAGTCTTATGGAGTTACTGGGCTTGATTGAAAATGAAGAAGAGGCCCAAGATGATGAAGTTATTGAATCCCTAAAAAGTTTATCGTTAGGAGGTAAGAACTAA
- a CDS encoding TRAP transporter substrate-binding protein has product MKKNYRAWIGMVCMVILLSGCNGETTTVVKQPEVTYFRLAEIHPSDHPTTKADREFARLVEERTEGRIIIKVYDSEQLGPEKAVLEQVQFGAIDFTRLSMGQVAEISPQLNVLQLPYIYRDSDHMWQVLNSDIGDFFLDSIEDKGLIGLAWYDAGARSFYNSVREIKTLSDLEGLKFRVMESQLMVEMARALGASVIPMAYGEVYSSIQTGVIDGAENNFPSYETSLHYEVAKYFTIDEHVRVPEMLIASNKILDRISEEDLAIIMACAEESEIYQRDKWRIEEKESEQKLRDLGIIITEIEDRQAFVEAVRPLYDRYANDYLEMVERIQNMESLE; this is encoded by the coding sequence TTGAAGAAGAACTATAGAGCTTGGATTGGGATGGTTTGTATGGTCATTCTTCTTTCAGGATGTAATGGTGAAACAACAACCGTTGTTAAACAGCCGGAAGTCACTTATTTTAGATTGGCTGAAATCCATCCATCCGATCACCCGACGACAAAAGCGGATAGAGAATTTGCCCGCTTAGTTGAAGAACGTACGGAAGGTCGCATTATCATTAAAGTATATGATTCTGAACAACTGGGACCTGAGAAGGCGGTTTTGGAGCAGGTACAATTTGGTGCCATAGATTTTACACGACTCAGTATGGGGCAAGTGGCGGAGATTTCACCTCAATTAAACGTACTGCAGCTACCATACATCTATCGGGACAGTGATCACATGTGGCAGGTGCTAAATAGTGATATAGGCGATTTTTTCTTGGATAGTATAGAAGATAAAGGACTCATCGGACTGGCTTGGTATGATGCCGGTGCTCGAAGTTTTTACAACAGTGTCAGAGAGATTAAGACATTATCGGATTTAGAAGGATTAAAGTTTCGAGTGATGGAAAGTCAACTCATGGTCGAGATGGCAAGGGCGCTGGGTGCTTCCGTAATCCCTATGGCTTATGGGGAGGTTTATAGCTCTATACAGACAGGTGTCATTGATGGTGCTGAAAATAATTTTCCCAGCTATGAGACCTCACTCCATTATGAAGTTGCAAAGTACTTTACCATAGATGAACATGTACGTGTTCCAGAAATGTTAATTGCCAGTAATAAGATTTTGGACCGTATATCAGAAGAAGATTTAGCAATCATTATGGCATGTGCCGAAGAATCTGAAATCTATCAAAGAGATAAATGGCGGATAGAAGAAAAGGAATCAGAACAAAAGCTTAGAGATTTAGGCATTATCATCACAGAGATTGAAGATCGACAAGCATTTGTTGAAGCCGTTCGTCCTCTATATGATCGATATGCTAACGACTATCTGGAGATGGTTGAACGTATTCAGAACATGGAGAGCTTGGAGTAG
- a CDS encoding sensor histidine kinase, with product MKRLKDFWLHLSIKIKLIFYFFIVIAIISLFNLYLNNNNYRIVDQFDATMTNYYSINSLLVITSENKGLVASYLRELELEDRNTYEQKKMELMAKIDELEESLTSTDAYFIIIAIRNASEAMYENWDQAIEEREQNVPTYFNAFYEGERIEIYVQSYVEDLLYLSLREGNALYNKLANEAKVMRQISIFLIAISALFTMFIGLFFVNSFINPIKNLASNSMRIASGDLNVEPIAIVSKDEVGILADSFNTMSHNIRRYVNDLKEKVVIEKRLHEEELEVVHMEQLLRESQFEALQSQINPHFLFNTLNTISRTAMFEEAEDTTKLIQALSNLFRYKLKNQSSVIHLQEELWITEEYIYLQKFRFKERLTYQIIADQGTKSVSVPIFMLQPIIENTIIHGIEPKVEGGKIRIKIKSREIDGKEWITLRITDTGIGMTPRRLKEVLSFTEMKHHSIGISNVYHRFMIMYQHKGSFKMMSKKGAGTCVEFKFERNDLDGKI from the coding sequence ATGAAGAGATTAAAAGACTTTTGGCTACACTTGTCGATAAAAATAAAACTGATATTTTACTTTTTTATTGTAATAGCCATAATAAGTCTTTTTAATTTATATCTGAACAATAACAATTACAGGATTGTAGATCAGTTTGATGCCACGATGACCAACTACTACAGCATTAATAGTCTACTGGTTATAACAAGTGAAAATAAAGGCTTGGTAGCAAGCTATTTAAGAGAGCTTGAACTTGAAGATCGAAATACCTATGAGCAAAAAAAAATGGAACTCATGGCTAAAATCGATGAGCTTGAAGAGTCGTTAACCTCAACGGATGCTTATTTTATCATTATTGCCATTCGTAATGCTTCCGAAGCAATGTATGAGAATTGGGATCAGGCGATAGAGGAAAGAGAGCAAAACGTACCTACGTATTTTAATGCCTTCTATGAAGGAGAACGGATTGAAATCTATGTCCAATCCTATGTAGAAGATCTTCTGTACTTGAGCTTAAGGGAAGGTAACGCATTGTATAATAAGTTGGCAAATGAGGCCAAGGTTATGCGACAGATTTCTATTTTTCTAATTGCCATAAGTGCATTATTTACGATGTTCATCGGTTTGTTTTTTGTTAATTCTTTTATAAACCCAATTAAGAATCTTGCAAGCAATTCGATGCGTATTGCTTCAGGGGATCTTAATGTCGAACCTATCGCCATTGTTTCAAAAGATGAAGTAGGTATTCTTGCGGATTCCTTTAATACGATGAGCCATAATATTCGTCGATATGTAAACGACTTAAAAGAAAAAGTCGTTATTGAAAAACGTCTTCATGAAGAAGAACTTGAAGTGGTTCATATGGAACAACTGCTAAGAGAATCTCAATTTGAGGCACTACAATCTCAGATTAACCCACACTTCTTATTTAACACATTAAATACCATATCTAGAACGGCCATGTTTGAAGAAGCGGAAGATACCACGAAACTCATTCAGGCCTTATCCAATCTTTTCCGATACAAACTGAAGAATCAGTCCTCTGTCATACACCTTCAAGAAGAATTATGGATAACTGAAGAGTATATTTATCTGCAAAAATTTAGATTCAAGGAACGTCTGACTTATCAAATCATTGCAGATCAAGGGACTAAATCCGTGAGTGTTCCTATATTTATGCTACAACCCATTATTGAAAATACCATTATTCATGGTATTGAGCCAAAAGTTGAAGGTGGTAAGATACGCATTAAGATTAAAAGTCGAGAAATAGATGGTAAGGAATGGATTACTTTACGTATTACGGATACAGGCATTGGCATGACGCCTAGACGTTTAAAGGAAGTACTTAGTTTTACAGAAATGAAACACCATAGTATCGGTATTAGCAATGTCTATCACCGTTTCATGATTATGTACCAACATAAAGGATCCTTTAAAATGATGAGCAAAAAAGGTGCTGGCACCTGCGTTGAATTCAAATTTGAAAGGAATGATTTGGATGGAAAAATATAA
- a CDS encoding response regulator: MEKYKILIVDDESIERDAIKFILSKALNVELEFFEAANGQEAISSAALNSPNIIMMDIQMPGLNGIEATKVLKKILVNSKIIFLTAYDQFDYAHEAIKLGVEDFIVKPATNERLIEVVNKSIASIQHEKEQAKTKEMMASKLEQVSKYLENEFLSSVINGDIEDDQGKEYLDFNGISFKWGMGVVVSAKADETIVSSGLRLQVMRRRLLDAIDSRISKIVSSKYSVIIKDHIYLLILGESQNELLQIQEKIRRILNEVNGLFAAEHQLYSDFGIGDICKRLDCLWKSFSTAKGNCNKRIPMKDARNEQDLQALVKSLKDKDEVAFDKYIDLVFDDIASGSENLEMIQIKLYEHFVLIRERVSDNIYASDLYTYDLFNQTMKVGNYHEAKCLLRDFCNQYMEKLDQQKADKTSIILDKLIVYINLHYAENITLDQLSSICDLSPSYISKVFKKHLDTNFIDYVSSVRTMVAKRLLKNSLLSIKEIGYEIGYVDSNYFTRVFKKYEGMTPSEYRNKWYNGDILEKEGDVIEEEL; the protein is encoded by the coding sequence ATGGAAAAATATAAGATTTTAATCGTCGATGATGAGTCTATAGAAAGAGATGCTATTAAATTTATTTTGAGTAAGGCATTAAATGTAGAACTTGAGTTCTTTGAAGCGGCCAATGGACAAGAAGCCATATCAAGTGCAGCTTTGAATAGTCCTAATATTATCATGATGGATATTCAGATGCCGGGTCTTAATGGTATTGAAGCCACCAAAGTTCTAAAAAAAATATTAGTAAACAGTAAAATAATCTTTTTGACAGCTTATGATCAGTTTGACTATGCCCATGAAGCCATTAAGCTTGGAGTAGAAGATTTTATTGTAAAACCTGCGACCAATGAACGTCTTATTGAGGTGGTTAATAAAAGTATTGCGTCCATACAACATGAAAAAGAGCAGGCTAAAACGAAGGAAATGATGGCATCCAAATTGGAGCAAGTTTCTAAATATCTGGAAAATGAATTTTTATCATCGGTCATCAATGGGGATATCGAAGATGATCAAGGAAAAGAATATCTGGACTTTAACGGTATAAGCTTTAAGTGGGGGATGGGCGTGGTTGTAAGTGCGAAAGCGGATGAGACCATTGTTTCCTCAGGGCTAAGGCTTCAGGTCATGCGCCGACGTTTACTAGATGCTATAGATTCTAGGATTAGTAAGATTGTAAGCTCAAAATATTCTGTCATTATAAAAGATCATATATACTTATTGATATTAGGTGAAAGTCAAAATGAATTGCTTCAAATTCAGGAAAAAATAAGAAGAATTCTTAATGAAGTTAATGGTTTATTCGCAGCAGAGCATCAACTTTATTCAGATTTTGGCATTGGTGATATATGCAAAAGATTGGATTGTCTTTGGAAGTCTTTTTCTACAGCAAAAGGGAACTGCAATAAGCGTATACCTATGAAAGACGCTAGAAATGAACAGGACCTTCAAGCATTGGTAAAAAGTCTAAAAGATAAAGATGAGGTTGCTTTTGATAAATACATCGACCTGGTATTTGATGATATAGCATCAGGATCAGAGAATCTGGAGATGATTCAGATAAAGCTTTACGAACACTTTGTATTAATAAGGGAGCGGGTTTCTGATAATATTTACGCGTCGGATCTCTATACCTATGATTTGTTTAATCAAACGATGAAAGTCGGTAATTATCACGAGGCAAAGTGCCTCCTTAGAGATTTTTGTAACCAATATATGGAAAAATTGGACCAGCAAAAGGCAGATAAGACATCTATTATATTGGACAAACTTATTGTGTATATTAACCTTCATTATGCAGAAAACATTACCTTAGACCAGCTCTCGTCCATTTGTGACTTAAGTCCTAGTTATATTAGTAAGGTGTTTAAAAAGCATTTGGACACGAATTTCATTGATTACGTCAGTTCGGTTAGAACTATGGTTGCAAAGAGACTCCTTAAGAACTCTTTATTGTCCATTAAAGAAATCGGCTATGAGATTGGTTATGTAGATTCTAATTATTTTACAAGGGTTTTTAAAAAATATGAGGGGATGACCCCTTCAGAGTATCGTAATAAGTGGTATAACGGCGACATACTTGAAAAGGAAGGTGATGTTATTGAAGAAGAACTATAG
- a CDS encoding TRAP transporter substrate-binding protein: MIKKLLGIIFIVAMMAALAVGCAKTETPAETPAETETTTETAETPEEEPAPVEAVVLKLAETHPADYPTTLGDYEFARLVEEKTEGRVKIEVFPAAQLGEEKDVIEQVQIGAIDLTRTSIAPLTEFAPSLNVLQLPYIYRDADHMWNVLNSEIGENFLKSVESANFVGLGWFDPGQRNFYNSQKEITSLADLKGLKFRVMQSELMMDMVAALGASPTPLPYGEVYSAIQTGIIDGAENNWPSYDTSSHFEVAKYYTIDGHVRVPEIIIASSIAMQKISAEDLAIMKEAAKEAQAFQIEKWEAKEVESRKKVEEAGSIITELTPEAKAEFAAAMEPVYQKYAAEYTDLIKQVQEVQ; encoded by the coding sequence ATGATTAAGAAGTTACTAGGTATTATATTTATTGTAGCCATGATGGCGGCACTTGCTGTCGGATGTGCTAAAACAGAGACACCTGCTGAAACACCAGCAGAAACTGAGACAACTACTGAAACAGCAGAAACACCTGAAGAAGAACCTGCTCCAGTTGAAGCGGTTGTATTGAAGCTAGCAGAAACACATCCAGCAGATTATCCTACAACATTAGGTGATTATGAGTTTGCGCGTTTGGTTGAAGAAAAAACAGAAGGCCGTGTTAAGATTGAAGTATTCCCAGCGGCTCAACTTGGTGAAGAAAAAGACGTTATTGAACAAGTACAGATTGGTGCGATTGATTTAACCAGAACAAGTATTGCGCCACTTACAGAATTTGCACCTTCTCTTAACGTATTACAATTACCATATATTTATCGTGATGCAGACCATATGTGGAACGTACTCAACAGTGAAATCGGCGAAAATTTCTTAAAGAGTGTTGAATCAGCAAACTTCGTAGGCCTTGGTTGGTTTGATCCAGGTCAAAGAAACTTCTACAACTCTCAAAAAGAAATTACTTCCTTAGCAGATTTAAAAGGACTTAAATTTAGAGTTATGCAAAGTGAACTTATGATGGACATGGTAGCAGCACTTGGTGCATCTCCAACACCACTTCCATATGGTGAAGTTTACAGTGCGATTCAAACAGGTATTATTGACGGCGCTGAAAACAACTGGCCAAGTTATGACACTTCTTCACACTTTGAAGTGGCAAAATATTACACCATTGACGGTCATGTAAGAGTTCCTGAGATTATCATCGCAAGTAGTATTGCAATGCAAAAAATATCAGCAGAAGACCTTGCAATCATGAAAGAAGCTGCCAAAGAAGCTCAAGCATTCCAAATTGAAAAATGGGAAGCAAAAGAAGTCGAGTCAAGAAAAAAAGTTGAAGAAGCAGGCAGTATCATTACTGAGTTAACACCAGAAGCTAAAGCAGAATTTGCAGCAGCAATGGAACCTGTATATCAAAAATATGCAGCTGAGTACACAGATCTTATTAAGCAAGTTCAAGAAGTACAATAG
- the kduI gene encoding 5-dehydro-4-deoxy-D-glucuronate isomerase encodes MIVREPSNSKDAKHYTTDRLRDEFLVQDLFNLGEIQRVYSHIDRIITMGFCPDEQSQKLDENMDVMKSLGVNYFLESRELGVINIGGPGTITVDGTVHAMKSQDGLYVGKGNKEVIFASDDVNNPSKYYALSAPAHMHYETVHIDITKAKQVPMGDAESANKRVIFQFLHPEVLQTCQLSMGLTKMAPGSVWNTMPCHSHERRMEVYFYFDLPQDSIVLHLMGEPTETRHIVLRNEEAVIAPSWSIHSGCGTSAYSFIWGMVGENKTFTDMDHIAMKDLR; translated from the coding sequence ATGATTGTAAGAGAACCTTCAAATTCAAAAGATGCAAAGCATTATACAACGGATCGACTTAGAGACGAGTTTTTAGTTCAAGACTTATTTAATCTTGGAGAAATCCAACGTGTATACAGCCATATTGACAGAATCATCACCATGGGCTTTTGCCCGGATGAACAAAGTCAAAAACTAGATGAAAACATGGATGTTATGAAATCCTTGGGCGTCAATTATTTTCTTGAAAGCAGAGAACTGGGTGTCATTAATATAGGTGGACCCGGTACCATTACTGTAGACGGTACCGTACATGCCATGAAGTCTCAAGACGGCCTGTATGTAGGAAAAGGCAACAAAGAAGTCATATTTGCAAGTGATGACGTAAACAATCCAAGTAAATATTATGCCTTAAGTGCACCGGCACATATGCACTATGAGACGGTCCACATTGACATCACAAAAGCCAAACAAGTACCAATGGGTGATGCAGAGTCCGCTAATAAGAGAGTTATATTCCAATTCTTACATCCGGAAGTATTGCAAACCTGTCAACTCAGCATGGGCCTCACAAAGATGGCACCGGGCAGTGTATGGAATACTATGCCCTGTCATAGCCATGAAAGACGTATGGAAGTTTACTTCTATTTTGACTTACCACAAGATAGCATCGTCCTTCATTTAATGGGAGAGCCAACAGAAACCAGACACATCGTCCTTAGGAATGAAGAAGCCGTCATAGCACCCAGTTGGTCCATCCACTCCGGTTGTGGCACATCAGCCTACAGCTTCATATGGGGTATGGTAGGCGAAAACAAGACATTTACAGATATGGATCATATAGCTATGAAAGATCTAAGATAG